One stretch of Mangifera indica cultivar Alphonso chromosome 9, CATAS_Mindica_2.1, whole genome shotgun sequence DNA includes these proteins:
- the LOC123225178 gene encoding uncharacterized protein LOC123225178 has translation MEQIFRSKMGRIKCISNKKRPYERLSNLSSTAPSSSSPRTSDTTSPSPPRSALKTSKNALKPKRKQQEHKSRPTAVKRTPRASRASSGPLLLFPRTLQFSDIDQMSRDNVCIFIQFHHMSLS, from the exons ATGGAACAAATTTTTCGTTCTAAAATGGGTCGGATTAAATGCATTTCTAACAAAAAGAGGCCATATGAACGCCTGAGCAATTTGTCTTCAACAGCACCATCATCCTCTTCTCCGAGAACCAGCGACACAACATCACCGTCACCTCCTCGTTCAGCTCTGAAGACATCTAAAAATGCATTGAAGCCCAAAAGAAAGCAGCAGGAACACAAATCACGTCCTACAGCAGTGAAACGTACTCCACGGGCATCTCGAGCAAGCTCTGGACCTTTGTTACTCTTCCCCCGCACTTTGCAATTTTCTGATATCGATCAAATGAGCAG GGACAATGTTTGCATTTTCATCCAATTTCATCACATGAGCTTATCCTGA